The sequence below is a genomic window from Streptococcus oralis.
ACTTGCAACAAGAGTTAGCCAACCGATTATACAATAGCGAGTCTAATCAAACTGTCGAAGTTAGTATAGCTTATACCAATCAAAAAAATGATGTATTTCTCTATAATACCGCCCATATTGCTTATGATCAATGGTTATCAAATCCCATCTTTCTTGTGCTTTCTCCTAAAGCACTTGGCAAGGCTTCCTCCATCTTCTGGTTTACAAATCTAGAATATCTCTATTTTACAGACCTCCACCAGACACAAGAACTCTTGAAACACTATCAACTTGATCATATGGTCTCAGGGCTATCGTCTGCTAGGGAAACCTATCTCCAGTTAAATCAAAAAATTAAAATAGAAATTTTTAGTAACTTAGCGAGTGCTATGTTTGCTATTTTGACTTCAATTTTGCTGTTTACAAGTTTAAATCTGCTCTATTTTGAAGCCTTTCGCAAAACCATATTCTTGAAAAAAATCGCAGGCTATTATTTCTTTGAATTACACAATAGATATATCACTTCTCAAATAATAGCTCTCTTTCTTGGAAGTGGTCTAGCTTTCATTATTTCTAAGAATATCTGGATTACCCTGATCCTATTTTTCAGCTTTTCAAGTTTAGCCGTTCTTTTATTGAAGATTTGTGATAAGAAGGAAAGTAAAACCTATGCTAGCATTATCAAAGGAGGATAGTATGATTGAATTGCAACATATTTGGAAACAATTTGGTTCTCGTATTATTTTTTCAGACTTGAATCTGAATTTTCAAAGTGGTATAGTGTATGCTTTGATAGGAGACAGTGGTTGTGGAAAAACCACTTTGCTCAATATGCTTGCAAAACTAGAGACTTTCGACAAAGGAGAAATCGTTTACAAAGGAAAGTCTTTGACTTCACTAAAAAATGAGGAATTCTATCGTAACGAGCTAGGTTATCTCTTCCAAAACTTCGGACTATTAGAAAGTCAGACCATTCGAGAAAATCTTGAGCTGGGACTGATTGGCAAAAAACAGAACAAGAAACAAGAAAAAGAGAGACTTCTTCTTCAAGCACTACAAGCTGTCAGACTAGATTATCTAAGTCTCAACCAAAAAATCTATGAATTATCTGGTGGTGAAGCTCAACGCGTAGCGCTTGCTAAGATTATCCTGAAAAATCCTCCTTTAATTTTAGCCGATGAGCCTACCGCCTCGCTAGATCCAAAAAATTCCAAGGAAATTATGGAAATTCTCCTTGAACTTCGTAATGCTAATAGAACAATTATCATCGCAACTCACAATCCTAGTATCTGGAAAATGGCTGATCAGGTAATTCATCTCTCTCAAGATGGAAAAGAATATACTTAAATACCAAAATCCCTTGTGGCTAAATAACCACAAGGGATTTTCAGTCATTTATGCTGCTTCTTTTAAGTAACATAGTGCAAATAATAAATACTTCCTATTAAATCTCACCAAAACCAGCCATCATTGTCTTCAATAGCTTGGGCTTCCTTGCGTTTGCGTGGTCCTGTTCCGTACATTTCAGCTTCAATCTCTTCCTTAGTTGGCAAGATAGAGGCAAGGATGATGTAAATAATCACACCGATTCCAAAATTTGCCACAGTAAAAATGGCGAAGAGAAAGCGTACTAGGGTTACATCAAGTTTCCACTTGTCTGATAGACCAGCTAAAACTCCTGACACCATACGATTTCGTCTCATTTTATAAAATTTTGTATTCATGATTGTTTCCTCTTTCGGTATTCTTACAAATAGTATAGCATAAAACGGGACCAAGAACATCAGTCCTTAGGCCGATTTAAGACAACGAGTTTACCTCGGCAGATGCCACAGCGATAGCGTTTTGTGTCAATCCTTCTCTTGCGTTGATAGATTTGCTGGCAAGATTGGCACTGATAGACTAGGTAACTATCCTGACTTTTCAAAGGTGGTACAAAGCGCAGTCCATCCACTTCTTTCAATAGTTCCTTAAATTCTCGGTCCTTATGGCGATAACCCTTTTTCTGAAAATAAAGGTGATAGTGACAGAGTTCATGGCGCACGATTTTGCGAAAGACTTCCAAACCTAGTTCATTATAAACCTTGGGATTAAAATCCAAATGCCCATCCTTTGGAAAAAATCGTCCACCTGTCGTTCGCAAACGAGAATTCCACTGGGCTTGGTGGGTGAAAGGTCTACCAAAGTCTTCGAGGGAAACAGACTGAACATACTCAGTTAGATTCATCTGGAGCGAGAAGCGACAGGTTGACTTTTTCACGTTCAGTATCGATTTTCTTAACCCAGACCGTTACCAAATCTCCCACTGACACCACTTGACTGGGGTGTTTGATAAATTTGCGACTCATATGAGAAATATGAATCAAGCCGTCCTCGTGAATCCCGATATCAACGAAGGCACCGAAGTCAACGACATTACGTACCACACCTTCCAGCTTCTGGCCGACTTTCAAGTCTTTGATATCCAGTACATCTTGACGGAGTACAGGAGCATCAAAGGAATCACGGAAATCTCTACCTGGTTTGAGAAGGTCGGCAATGATATCTTTAAGGGTTTCTGGTCCAAGGTCAAGTTCTTGCGCCACTTCCTTGACTGAAAGGGACTTGAGTTTGCTTTGGGCTTCTTCATTCAAGTCCTTGATATCCAAGCGTTTGAAGAGTTCCTTGACAGCAGCGTAATTTTCTGGGTGAACTCCTGTATTATCAAGGATATTGCTGCTTTCTGGGATACGGAGGAAGCCAGCTGCCTGTTCAAAGGCCTTGGCACCCAGACGGGGAACCTTTTTAATTTGGGCGCGTGAAGTGATTTTCCCTTCTTCCTCACGGTATTTGACAATATTTTCAGAAATAGTTTTATTGAGTCCAGCTACATGGGAGAGAAGAGCTGGGCTGGCTGTATTGACATTGACACCAACTTGGTTGACAACGGTATCGACGACAAAGTCCAGACTCTCAGACAGTTTCTTCTGACTGACATCGTGCTGGTATTGACCGACACCAATTGACTTAGGATCAATTTTAACCAATTCAGCAAGGGGATCTTGCAAACGACGGGCGATAGAGATAGCAGAGCGTTTTTCAACGGTTAATTCTGGAAACTCCTGACGAGCAAGTTCACTAGCAGAATAGACAGAAGCTCCACTTTCATTGACAATAACATAGCTGACTTCTGGAAACTCTTTCAGAACTTCCGCCACAAAGGCTTCACTTTCCCGACTGGCCGTTCCATTTCCGATAGCAATAATTTCTACGCCATACTGACCAATCAAGTCGGCTAAGTCTCGCTTGGCTTCTTCGATTTGATGAGCTGAAGCTGGTTTAACAGGATAAATGACTTGGGTCGTCAGCATTTTTCCTGTTGTATCAACGACAGCCAGCTTAGCACCTGTACGAAAGGCAGGGTCAAATCCTAGAACCACGCGCCCTTTCAGCGGAGCAACCAAGAGGAGATTGCGCAGATTGTCAGAAAAGAGTTGGATAGCCCCTTCTTCTGCCTTCTCAGTCAATTCTGTCCGAATGCGTCGTTCGATAGCAGGCAAGACCTTTTTCTTAACTGACTGTTGAACCACTTCATCTATATAGGCATTTTTCACCTTGAAACGAGCAGCAAAGAAAGATAAGATACGGTCCGTCGCATGTTCAAAGCCAACCTTCAAAATACCTAGTTTTTCCCCACGATTGAGGGCCAAGGTACGATAGCCCTGCATGTTGCCAACTGTCTCTGAAAAATCATAATAAATCTGAAAAACTTGTTTTTCATCAAGACTTTCATCCTTGACTTGCGAAGTAAGTTTAGAGTGTCTCAGCACCTCCTGATAAGTCATAGCACGTAAATTGACATCTTCCGATAAGGATTCGACCAAGATATCAACTGCTCCAGCCAAGGCTTCTTGACTAGTCGCAAATCCTTCACAGACAAAGTTCTCAGCCTCTTTCTCTAAGTCAGTTACGTTTTGCAAAATTAAGCGAGCGAGAGGGAAGAGTCCAGCTTCACGGGCAATGGTTGCCTTGGTCCGACACTTTTCCTTATATGGAAGATAAAGTTCTTCAACGTCTGCTAATTTTTCAGCTGCCAAAATAGCTGCTTCCAATTCCTTAGTTAGCTTGCCTTGTTCTTGAATCTTAGCTAAGACAGCTTCTTTACGGTCGTTGAGATTTGTCAGACTTTTATCCAGGTCGATAATGGCCTTAATCGCCACCTCATCCAAACTACCAGTCATGTCCTTTCGGTAACGCGCGATGAAAGGAATAGTCGCCCCTTCAGCCGTCAAACTTAGAACGGTATCAATTTGCTTTAAGGTTACTCCCAAATCTTGGGAGATTTTTTCATATTTTTTATCCATAAATCTATTATACCATAAGGGAAACAATAGAGTCTCTTCTCTAAAAACGGTTTTTATATTTACTTGATTAATCTTCTATAATATCTATATTTTAGTCTTCCATTTTTAATGCAAAACTTAAAAACTTTTATCAACTAGCCCAATATCATGCTGAATTAAATTTTTTTCCATCCAAAACAATCCTCTCCATCTACTATAATATTGGTCTCGAGGAGATTTGGTAAAGTATTGTTTTTCTCCAATAAAATTCCAAAATACACTTAAATCATTTTCTTTTAAAAATTGATCAAGATAATCTTTTCGTATGATCAATCCATTTATAGTATTTGTTAGTTCACCATCAAAAGCTACTAAGTCTCCCTCTTGACTAAAATAATATCCATCATACTTCTTCTGAACTAAATGTAATTTGCCAATCAACTCTGGACAAGGAATATCAAATGATATAGTTTCTTTTTTAGAAGCATCATATTCTTCTTCCCAGCAAAAATGAATATGGGCAGGCAAAAGCTTGGCAAGTGTCTTTTTTACTTTAACAGTAAAATACTCTTCTTTTTCAACTAGTTCAACCTCTTCGCCAGATTGAATGAAATCAAGAACTTTTTGACGTTTAATTTCTTCCTCACCAGTTTCTACATTATAGTTGAACCAAGAATCTTCTACAATTTCTTTCACACCTGGTGACCATGGGAACTCTCTGTTATATATCTGATATAGAGAGGTTACTTCAGACTGTATTCCATTTTTGAACATCTCACTTTTTTCAAAATTAGATTTTAAAGAATCGAATTCACCGTTTTTTACAAAATATGCACCAATAATTCTCCACGTTCTCTGATGACCTTCACAAAACCATGAAAATGTATCAGAAGCTTCATCTTTTTGGTTTTTAATTTCTTTATGTTGATAAAGCAATGTCCATTCTGTCCCATCATTATCTTTATAAGTTAAAGGCATATCAAACAAACTTGTTTTGTGTAAAATCCACTCATTAATTTGTTGATTATTAACTCCTGTATCTTCGATAAAGTTTTCATTATATTCAATAGTGAATTTCGGAAGTGATTCTAAAGGAAGCATGAAATGACAATTTAAAGTAGGATCAAAATCTCTAACATATGGTTCCCAAGCACCTTTATATTCCTCATCAGATGAGTTACTCCAACCCTTTAACTTATGAAAGTCTGAAACCCTTGCTAGAATATTATAAAATGCAATCCATTGGTATTTCTTTCCAATTCTCTCAATAGTGTGATTTCTTCCTCTATCAAGAGGGTGCCCGCATGAAATGTCATATTCAGTGAACAATTCATCTGAATATCCTAACTCATCTCGAATATATTGCATTGCATAATGATATAGATTCTCAATGTCAACGTTCTTGAACCGATTTAGTGCTGATTGGAAAGTATATCTTCCAAAATCACCGTACATACCGACACCTTCTGGTCTCATAGAAGTATCTATTCTGTCAAAGCCTCCTCTTTTACTATCCAAGCTACTATAGGTGCTAGGAGTAACAATAGGAATCGGCTTAGAATTGTAAGGAGGAATTATATTTAAACGGTCTATTTTGGCACTATTTTTAGGAAATTCAAATAAATATCTTTCAATAATCAATCTTGCATAATCCCTCAGTAAAATATCTGGATAGTTGAATTCTTTATCAAATATACTTGAATAGATAAACTCTGCTAAAGATTGAAACTCATTTTCATATGGAATTTCTTTTTTCGTACAGGCACCAAGAACAATGCCATATAATCTTTGAATAATGTAAGGGTCATTAACTGTTTCAAATTTTTGTAATAGATATTCACTAAACTCAAAATTATTCTTCAAAATTTCAATCATTGCTTTTGATGTTATATCACGTAACCTTCTATTTGAAGAAGCTAGCAACCATGTGAACAATATTAAAAGCAACTTAATTTTCTCTTTCGAAAGGGAATCAATTTTATTACCTTCATCAAAAAGGCAAATCAATTGAAAAACTCTCTCATATTCATTTGTTAAATTATTGATAAATGGTAGCCAAAGACTATCGCGTTTATTTAACTGCTTAGGAAAAAGAATTTCATGTAAGTACTCCGAATTTATAGGACTGTTTTCTTTAATCGCATTTTCGATTAAAACATTGAAAACATCTTGATAATTTGTAGGGTAATTATTTGCAATATTTCTAAAAAGCTCTCTACTTACTGTATCTACTGGTCGCCAAGAAAAGCTCTTTAAATATCTGTTGGCTAAATCATAACAATCATATTCGTTAGAAATCTTTTCAATCAACTTTATACAGTCTTCATCATATTCTTCAAAATAGAAACAAGATACAAAGAGAAAAGTATCTATGTTTTTGTTATTTTGAATCTCTCCATTTTCGATTTTCAATAGCTCTTTTTCAAGATAAGAATCTAATTCTTCCTTATCAAACGAAAACTCCATAATCTTTTGAGCTTTAAGATAATCCTCTAATAGATTATACCCAAAGGAATACACTTCTTTATCTTGACGTACATTGCCAATCATTAAACCTGATTTAAGCAGAAAAGAAAGAAAGTATGATTTATTTTGAATGCCGTAATATGACCAAAATTTCATTTGAAATAGTTCTTCCTCGATAAGATAATTATTGCTATTACTAAGTTGACATTCGGCAATTTCTAATAATAATTTTTTTAATATTTTACCCGAATCCGGAATACCTAAGGCTTTCTGAATTTCTTCATCAATTAAAGTAATAAAACGATCAAACATTTGAAAAAGATTTAATTCTTCTCCATTATACGTTTTACAGAATAGAGTTAAAAACAGCGGATTCGTCATCTCATAGTTTAATAACTCAGATGGCGAAAATGGAATATTGTGAAAATTTAGAAATTCTTTAATTGCTACTACAGAATCATCTTGAAAACCATGATGCGTAATTCTTAAAAGTTCCCCACTTTTTAGTCGTTCTATCATATTTTCTTCAAAAACGAGTTTTTCATATCCTGTTCTCACAGATAGTACAAGTTTAATATGTTTTCGCCTGCATATTTCTGAAATAATCGTTGATAATCCATTCTTCCACACACTTCGATTTGGAGTCTCATTAATTGCATCAATAAAAATATATATGTGCTGATTCTCAATCTCCCCCAGAATATCTAACATATCTAAGAATTCACGGAATCCATAATCAAATTCAAATTTCTCCATAATTTGTTTAGAAATATCACTACTAGATAGATAGTGATGTCCTAACAAAAGAAGTGCATATCCATCCTCACTCATTGTTTCCTTTACAGAATTTGCAAGTAATTGAGTTTTACCCATACCTGCTTCTCCAGTGACAACAAGAATTTTATCGCTGATGAGTGCCTCCTCTTTGTTTGAACTTCCAATCCAGTTTAGATACCCTATCAATCTATCTATATCACGTACTTGATTGAATATTCTATTCCGATTTTCCGAAGATAAATCACTAGTTGACTCTATTTTATTATCTAGATTTTCCCTATTAATACTCAATTTTTCAAGTTCGAACTCTAAACTACGATTAATTTTATCATTCCACTCTAAATAATTCTCTATATTATCAACCGTTACATCTTCTAAACTGTCAATAAATTTCTTAATTTTAAAAATTATCTCACTTCCTCTTAAGCTAAAGAGCGTATCTAACTCTTTGAGGAATTCTATTTTTTTACCATTAATTTTATCAACAGCTTTTTGATTTCTAGTAAAAAGATGAATTTTTTCATCTGTTCCAGTCTCAACATTAAACATTGGGTTATACCTCATACCTAATGAATCAAATGATAATTGATTATAATTTTCAAACCAATCCTTTGTTATCATATGATTCTCAAAAAAGAAGGATTGTAAATCGGTATACTGCGTAACTTGAGTTAGAATTTCATTATTGCTAATAACCCTTAGTTCAATATCAGCATTTTTCAAAGCTTCTACAATTCTTTTATAACTTGAACTTGTTAATGTTAAATCCTTATTACAGTAGAGATAGAAGACATCAAGTTGTTCAGCATATTTTTCTATAGTTTTGTTTACTGATTTTTGAATTTGAGAATAATCTACTCTATTAAAAAAATATTTTGCCTGGAAAGAAATTATTTTATTCACTTTAGGACTATAAATAGGTGAAACTTCAATGCCTGGATGATTTGGGCTTGAAGTTAAAACGCAGGTGTTATCTAAAAATTGTCTTTTAAATAGTATCCTACATAATTGTTC
It includes:
- a CDS encoding ABC transporter ATP-binding protein, which codes for MIELQHIWKQFGSRIIFSDLNLNFQSGIVYALIGDSGCGKTTLLNMLAKLETFDKGEIVYKGKSLTSLKNEEFYRNELGYLFQNFGLLESQTIRENLELGLIGKKQNKKQEKERLLLQALQAVRLDYLSLNQKIYELSGGEAQRVALAKIILKNPPLILADEPTASLDPKNSKEIMEILLELRNANRTIIIATHNPSIWKMADQVIHLSQDGKEYT
- a CDS encoding PspC domain-containing protein codes for the protein MNTKFYKMRRNRMVSGVLAGLSDKWKLDVTLVRFLFAIFTVANFGIGVIIYIILASILPTKEEIEAEMYGTGPRKRKEAQAIEDNDGWFW
- a CDS encoding SprT family protein; its protein translation is MNLTEYVQSVSLEDFGRPFTHQAQWNSRLRTTGGRFFPKDGHLDFNPKVYNELGLEVFRKIVRHELCHYHLYFQKKGYRHKDREFKELLKEVDGLRFVPPLKSQDSYLVYQCQSCQQIYQRKRRIDTKRYRCGICRGKLVVLNRPKD
- a CDS encoding Tex family protein, whose translation is MDKKYEKISQDLGVTLKQIDTVLSLTAEGATIPFIARYRKDMTGSLDEVAIKAIIDLDKSLTNLNDRKEAVLAKIQEQGKLTKELEAAILAAEKLADVEELYLPYKEKCRTKATIAREAGLFPLARLILQNVTDLEKEAENFVCEGFATSQEALAGAVDILVESLSEDVNLRAMTYQEVLRHSKLTSQVKDESLDEKQVFQIYYDFSETVGNMQGYRTLALNRGEKLGILKVGFEHATDRILSFFAARFKVKNAYIDEVVQQSVKKKVLPAIERRIRTELTEKAEEGAIQLFSDNLRNLLLVAPLKGRVVLGFDPAFRTGAKLAVVDTTGKMLTTQVIYPVKPASAHQIEEAKRDLADLIGQYGVEIIAIGNGTASRESEAFVAEVLKEFPEVSYVIVNESGASVYSASELARQEFPELTVEKRSAISIARRLQDPLAELVKIDPKSIGVGQYQHDVSQKKLSESLDFVVDTVVNQVGVNVNTASPALLSHVAGLNKTISENIVKYREEEGKITSRAQIKKVPRLGAKAFEQAAGFLRIPESSNILDNTGVHPENYAAVKELFKRLDIKDLNEEAQSKLKSLSVKEVAQELDLGPETLKDIIADLLKPGRDFRDSFDAPVLRQDVLDIKDLKVGQKLEGVVRNVVDFGAFVDIGIHEDGLIHISHMSRKFIKHPSQVVSVGDLVTVWVKKIDTEREKVNLSLLAPDESN
- a CDS encoding NACHT domain-containing protein; its protein translation is MKNKIAWSNFESIHSDVTDTFEQLCRILFKRQFLDNTCVLTSSPNHPGIEVSPIYSPKVNKIISFQAKYFFNRVDYSQIQKSVNKTIEKYAEQLDVFYLYCNKDLTLTSSSYKRIVEALKNADIELRVISNNEILTQVTQYTDLQSFFFENHMITKDWFENYNQLSFDSLGMRYNPMFNVETGTDEKIHLFTRNQKAVDKINGKKIEFLKELDTLFSLRGSEIIFKIKKFIDSLEDVTVDNIENYLEWNDKINRSLEFELEKLSINRENLDNKIESTSDLSSENRNRIFNQVRDIDRLIGYLNWIGSSNKEEALISDKILVVTGEAGMGKTQLLANSVKETMSEDGYALLLLGHHYLSSSDISKQIMEKFEFDYGFREFLDMLDILGEIENQHIYIFIDAINETPNRSVWKNGLSTIISEICRRKHIKLVLSVRTGYEKLVFEENMIERLKSGELLRITHHGFQDDSVVAIKEFLNFHNIPFSPSELLNYEMTNPLFLTLFCKTYNGEELNLFQMFDRFITLIDEEIQKALGIPDSGKILKKLLLEIAECQLSNSNNYLIEEELFQMKFWSYYGIQNKSYFLSFLLKSGLMIGNVRQDKEVYSFGYNLLEDYLKAQKIMEFSFDKEELDSYLEKELLKIENGEIQNNKNIDTFLFVSCFYFEEYDEDCIKLIEKISNEYDCYDLANRYLKSFSWRPVDTVSRELFRNIANNYPTNYQDVFNVLIENAIKENSPINSEYLHEILFPKQLNKRDSLWLPFINNLTNEYERVFQLICLFDEGNKIDSLSKEKIKLLLILFTWLLASSNRRLRDITSKAMIEILKNNFEFSEYLLQKFETVNDPYIIQRLYGIVLGACTKKEIPYENEFQSLAEFIYSSIFDKEFNYPDILLRDYARLIIERYLFEFPKNSAKIDRLNIIPPYNSKPIPIVTPSTYSSLDSKRGGFDRIDTSMRPEGVGMYGDFGRYTFQSALNRFKNVDIENLYHYAMQYIRDELGYSDELFTEYDISCGHPLDRGRNHTIERIGKKYQWIAFYNILARVSDFHKLKGWSNSSDEEYKGAWEPYVRDFDPTLNCHFMLPLESLPKFTIEYNENFIEDTGVNNQQINEWILHKTSLFDMPLTYKDNDGTEWTLLYQHKEIKNQKDEASDTFSWFCEGHQRTWRIIGAYFVKNGEFDSLKSNFEKSEMFKNGIQSEVTSLYQIYNREFPWSPGVKEIVEDSWFNYNVETGEEEIKRQKVLDFIQSGEEVELVEKEEYFTVKVKKTLAKLLPAHIHFCWEEEYDASKKETISFDIPCPELIGKLHLVQKKYDGYYFSQEGDLVAFDGELTNTINGLIIRKDYLDQFLKENDLSVFWNFIGEKQYFTKSPRDQYYSRWRGLFWMEKNLIQHDIGLVDKSF